A single Streptococcus thermophilus DNA region contains:
- the ilvN gene encoding acetolactate synthase small subunit, translating into MRRILTAKLQNRSGVLNRFTGVLSRRQVNIESISVGATENPDVSRITIIIDVNSHNEVEQIIKQLNRQIDVIRIRDITDVPHLEREVILVKVSAPTSKRAEILAIIQPFRASVVDVAPSSITIQMTGNAEKSEALLRVIRPYGIKNVARTGATGFTRD; encoded by the coding sequence ATGCGTAGAATATTAACAGCTAAACTTCAGAACCGATCAGGTGTTCTTAACCGTTTCACTGGAGTGCTTTCACGCCGTCAGGTCAATATTGAGAGTATTTCCGTTGGAGCAACGGAAAATCCTGATGTTTCACGTATTACAATTATCATTGATGTGAATTCTCATAATGAGGTTGAGCAGATTATTAAACAGCTTAATCGTCAGATTGATGTGATTCGCATTCGTGACATCACTGATGTACCCCACTTGGAACGTGAGGTTATCTTGGTTAAGGTGTCGGCACCAACTTCTAAACGTGCTGAAATCTTGGCAATCATTCAACCTTTCCGTGCTTCGGTGGTGGATGTTGCACCAAGCTCTATTACTATCCAGATGACTGGAAATGCTGAAAAGAGTGAGGCGCTTCTACGAGTTATTCGACCTTACGGTATCAAGAATGTTGCTCGTACGGGTGCTACTGGATTTACCCGTGATTAA
- a CDS encoding acetolactate synthase large subunit, with the protein MEKIELEEARSGADLILDTLLELGISTIFGYPGGAVLPLYDAIYKNEEINHILSRHEQGSLHEAEGYAKSTGKLGVALVTSGPGATNAITGIADAMSDSVPLLVFTGQVATSGIGKDAFQEADIVGITMPITKYNYQIRDTADIPRIIREAVHIATTGRPGPVVIDLPKDVVAKETTFINDPEINLPSYQPTLRPNEMQINKILKQLGKAKKPVIVAGGGVAYSESAKELVAFAERYQIPVVTSLLGQGTIATSHPLFLGMGGMHGSYAANIAMTDADFMIAIGCRFDDRLTGNPKTFAKNAKVVHIDVDPAEIGKIIAVDLPVVGDAKQALEMLLAEPVVKNNTEKWIEKVKKDKERVRSYDKKERMVQPQAVIERIGELTEGDAVVVTDVGQHQMWTAQYYPYQNERQLVTSGGLGTMGFGVPAAIGAKIANPDKEVILFVGDGGFQMTNQELAILNIYKVSIKVVMLNNHSLGMVRQWQESFYEGRTSESVFNALPDFQLMAQAYGIKSYKFDNPETIDQDLEVIKEDVPMFIEVDISRKEHVLPIVPAGKSNHEMLGVKFNA; encoded by the coding sequence GTGGAGAAAATTGAACTTGAAGAAGCACGCTCTGGTGCTGATTTGATTCTTGATACACTTCTCGAACTTGGGATTTCAACCATTTTTGGGTATCCTGGCGGAGCGGTTCTTCCTTTGTATGATGCTATTTACAAAAATGAAGAGATTAATCATATTTTGTCTCGTCATGAGCAAGGAAGCCTGCATGAAGCTGAAGGTTATGCTAAATCAACTGGGAAACTTGGTGTTGCTCTTGTAACGAGTGGTCCCGGTGCAACGAATGCTATTACTGGGATTGCAGATGCTATGAGTGATAGTGTACCTCTTCTGGTCTTTACGGGTCAGGTAGCAACATCAGGTATTGGTAAAGATGCCTTCCAAGAAGCTGACATTGTCGGAATTACCATGCCAATTACCAAATACAACTACCAGATTCGTGATACGGCTGATATTCCTCGTATTATTCGAGAAGCGGTTCATATCGCAACGACAGGACGTCCTGGTCCGGTTGTTATAGACCTTCCAAAAGATGTTGTAGCTAAGGAAACTACCTTCATCAACGATCCTGAAATCAATCTTCCAAGTTACCAACCGACGCTAAGACCAAACGAGATGCAAATTAATAAAATCTTGAAACAGTTGGGTAAAGCTAAGAAGCCGGTTATTGTAGCTGGAGGTGGAGTGGCTTATTCTGAATCTGCTAAGGAGCTAGTTGCTTTTGCAGAACGCTACCAAATTCCTGTTGTTACAAGTCTTCTAGGTCAGGGAACAATTGCTACTAGTCACCCCCTCTTTTTGGGTATGGGTGGTATGCACGGTTCGTATGCAGCTAATATTGCTATGACTGATGCTGACTTTATGATTGCCATAGGTTGTCGTTTTGATGACCGCTTGACAGGTAATCCAAAAACATTTGCTAAGAATGCAAAGGTTGTTCATATTGATGTGGATCCGGCTGAGATTGGCAAGATTATTGCGGTAGATTTGCCAGTTGTTGGTGATGCCAAGCAAGCTCTTGAAATGCTCTTAGCAGAACCAGTGGTTAAGAATAACACTGAAAAATGGATTGAAAAAGTCAAAAAAGATAAAGAGCGTGTACGTTCTTACGATAAGAAAGAACGTATGGTACAGCCTCAGGCGGTTATCGAGCGTATCGGTGAATTGACCGAGGGTGATGCAGTTGTTGTCACTGACGTTGGGCAACATCAAATGTGGACAGCTCAGTATTATCCATATCAAAATGAGCGTCAATTGGTGACATCAGGTGGCCTTGGAACTATGGGATTTGGTGTTCCAGCAGCAATTGGTGCTAAAATTGCTAATCCTGATAAAGAAGTTATCCTCTTTGTTGGTGATGGTGGTTTCCAAATGACGAACCAAGAATTGGCTATTTTAAATATTTACAAGGTGTCAATCAAGGTTGTTATGTTGAATAACCACTCACTTGGTATGGTACGTCAATGGCAAGAGTCCTTCTACGAAGGGCGTACATCAGAGTCTGTCTTTAATGCTCTTCCTGATTTTCAACTGATGGCTCAAGCTTATGGGATTAAGTCTTATAAGTTTGATAATCCAGAAACGATTGATCAGGATTTGGAAGTTATCAAAGAGGATGTGCCAATGTTCATCGAGGTTGATATTTCTCGTAAAGAGCATGTTTTGCCAATCGTTCCAGCTGGTAAAAGTAATCATGAAATGTTGGGGGTGAAGTTCAATGCGTAG
- the ilvD gene encoding dihydroxy-acid dehydratase, whose amino-acid sequence MRSDMIKVGVDKAPARGLLYATGQVKSSKDMQKPFIAICNSYIDIVPGHVHLRELADIAKEAIREAGGIPFEFNTIGVDDGIAMGYIGMRYSLPSRELIADAAETVINAHWFDGVFYIPNCDKITPGMILAAMRTNVPAVFCSGGPMKGGVDMTGHQATLSSLFEAVGTYQSGDMSKEELDYLEKNACPTCGSCSGMFTANSMNCLMEVLGLALPGNGTILAVSDERRELVRQAATKLMDNIKNNVRPRDIVTKEAIDDAFALDMAMGGSTNTVLHTLAIAREAGIDYDLKDINDIAKKTPYLSKIAPSSIYTMHDVHEAGGVPAIINQLIKKGAIKGDRITVTGKTLKENVAGAKIKNEEIIHPIEQPISLVGGLSILYGNIAQDGAVIKVGGVDPSVKTFRGKAICCDSQAQALELIDNGTVKKGHVVVIRYEGPQGGPGMPEMLAPTSKIVGRGLGKDVALITDGRFSGATRGIAIGHVSPEAAEGGNIALIEDGDEIVINLPNRTLDLLVDDVTLEARRKHLKPFKSKISSGWLRRYTAFAKSANVGGTLMSDEEFEERKAERQAQEKN is encoded by the coding sequence ATGAGAAGTGATATGATCAAAGTTGGTGTTGATAAAGCACCAGCACGTGGCCTTTTGTATGCGACTGGACAGGTTAAATCTTCTAAGGATATGCAAAAGCCCTTTATTGCTATTTGTAATTCTTATATTGATATTGTTCCAGGACATGTCCACCTACGTGAATTAGCGGATATTGCCAAGGAGGCTATCCGTGAAGCTGGTGGTATTCCTTTTGAGTTTAATACTATTGGTGTGGATGACGGGATTGCCATGGGATATATTGGGATGCGTTACAGCCTCCCTTCACGAGAATTAATTGCTGATGCTGCAGAAACCGTTATTAATGCCCACTGGTTTGACGGTGTGTTCTATATCCCAAACTGTGATAAGATTACACCAGGAATGATTTTGGCAGCCATGCGTACTAATGTGCCGGCGGTATTCTGTTCAGGTGGACCTATGAAGGGTGGCGTTGATATGACTGGTCATCAGGCTACTTTATCAAGCTTGTTTGAAGCTGTAGGTACTTACCAGTCTGGAGATATGAGCAAGGAAGAGCTTGATTATTTAGAAAAAAATGCCTGTCCAACTTGTGGTTCATGTTCAGGAATGTTTACTGCTAACTCAATGAACTGTTTAATGGAAGTTTTGGGTCTTGCCCTTCCAGGTAACGGTACTATCCTAGCTGTTTCAGACGAACGTCGTGAATTGGTTCGTCAAGCAGCCACAAAATTAATGGATAACATCAAAAATAATGTTCGCCCACGTGATATTGTGACCAAAGAAGCCATCGATGATGCTTTTGCTCTAGATATGGCTATGGGTGGTTCAACCAATACCGTTCTTCATACCCTTGCTATTGCGCGTGAGGCTGGTATTGACTATGACCTTAAGGACATTAATGATATTGCTAAGAAGACACCTTATCTCTCTAAAATTGCTCCCTCCAGCATCTATACCATGCATGATGTACATGAAGCAGGTGGTGTTCCAGCCATTATTAATCAGTTGATCAAGAAAGGTGCCATTAAGGGTGATCGTATTACGGTTACTGGTAAAACCTTAAAAGAAAATGTAGCTGGTGCTAAAATCAAAAATGAAGAAATTATCCATCCAATCGAGCAACCTATTTCACTGGTTGGCGGTTTGTCTATCCTTTATGGAAATATTGCTCAGGATGGGGCTGTTATCAAGGTTGGTGGTGTAGATCCATCCGTTAAAACTTTCCGTGGTAAGGCTATTTGTTGCGATTCACAAGCTCAAGCTCTTGAATTGATTGATAATGGAACAGTTAAGAAGGGCCATGTTGTTGTCATTCGTTACGAAGGTCCTCAGGGTGGTCCTGGTATGCCAGAGATGTTAGCGCCAACCTCTAAGATTGTAGGCCGCGGTCTTGGCAAGGATGTTGCTCTGATTACTGATGGTCGTTTCTCAGGAGCAACTCGTGGTATTGCTATTGGTCACGTATCTCCAGAAGCTGCGGAAGGTGGCAATATAGCTCTGATTGAAGATGGGGATGAAATTGTGATTAATCTTCCGAATCGTACCCTTGATTTGCTCGTTGATGATGTGACACTTGAAGCACGCCGTAAGCACTTGAAGCCTTTCAAATCTAAGATCTCAAGTGGCTGGTTGCGCCGTTACACTGCTTTTGCTAAATCAGCTAATGTCGGAGGAACTCTTATGAGTGATGAAGAATTTGAAGAACGTAAAGCAGAACGTCAGGCACAAGAAAAAAACTAA
- a CDS encoding DAK2 domain-containing protein — translation MSKITTSLLQEMVQAAATRLGKQAEYVNSLNVFPVPDGDTGTNMGMTMDNGAKAVADQTASTVGEVGQILSKGLLMGARGNSGVITSQLFRGFGQSIKDKTELDGQDLAHAFQSGVEVAYKAVMKPVEGTILTVSRGAASAAIKKAESTNDAVEVMRAALDGAKAALAKTPEMLPVLKEVGVVDSGGQGLVFIYEGFLSALTGEYIASEDFQATPATMTEMINAEHHKAVAGHVATEDITFGYCTEIVIGLKQGPTYVRDFDYEEFQNYLSNLGDSLLVVNDDEIVKVHVHTEDPGLVMQEGLKYGALVKVKVENMRKQHDAQVQKAAAIQASPSAPKDFAFIAVVAGDGLADIFKSQGVDYVISGGQTMNPSTEDIVKAIEQVNAKNVIILPNNKNIFMAAQSATEVVNINAAVVETRTVPQGFRSLLAFDPNQSIEANVEAMTVSLSDVTSGSVTLAVRDTTIDGLEIHENDILGMVDGKILVSTPDMDQALLDTFEKMIDEDSEIVMIYVGEEGNQEQAQALAEKLEEIHEDIEVEIFQGDQPVYPYIFSVE, via the coding sequence GTGTCTAAAATTACAACAAGCTTACTTCAGGAGATGGTCCAAGCAGCAGCAACGCGTCTAGGTAAGCAAGCAGAATATGTGAATTCACTCAATGTCTTCCCAGTACCAGATGGAGATACTGGAACTAACATGGGAATGACTATGGATAATGGAGCCAAAGCTGTCGCAGATCAAACAGCTTCAACAGTTGGTGAAGTTGGTCAGATTTTGTCTAAAGGTCTCTTGATGGGTGCCCGTGGTAACTCAGGTGTTATTACGTCACAATTGTTTCGTGGTTTTGGTCAAAGCATCAAGGATAAAACGGAACTTGACGGCCAAGATCTAGCTCACGCCTTCCAATCAGGTGTTGAAGTTGCGTATAAAGCTGTTATGAAACCTGTCGAAGGAACAATCCTTACAGTATCACGTGGTGCAGCTTCAGCAGCGATTAAGAAAGCTGAGTCTACTAATGATGCTGTTGAGGTTATGCGTGCAGCTCTTGACGGAGCTAAGGCCGCTTTGGCTAAGACACCAGAGATGCTTCCAGTATTGAAAGAAGTTGGTGTAGTAGACTCAGGTGGTCAAGGTTTAGTCTTTATTTATGAAGGTTTCTTGTCAGCCCTAACAGGTGAGTATATCGCTTCAGAGGACTTCCAAGCGACACCAGCTACTATGACAGAGATGATCAATGCAGAACATCATAAGGCAGTTGCAGGTCATGTTGCAACAGAAGATATTACCTTCGGGTACTGTACGGAAATCGTGATTGGTCTCAAACAAGGTCCAACTTATGTGAGAGACTTTGACTATGAGGAGTTTCAAAATTACTTGAGTAATCTTGGGGATTCTCTCCTTGTTGTTAACGACGATGAAATTGTAAAAGTTCACGTCCATACAGAGGATCCGGGTCTTGTCATGCAAGAAGGCCTTAAATATGGTGCTCTTGTCAAAGTTAAGGTTGAAAACATGCGTAAACAACACGATGCACAAGTTCAAAAAGCAGCAGCCATTCAAGCTTCGCCTTCTGCTCCTAAAGACTTTGCCTTTATTGCAGTTGTTGCCGGAGATGGACTTGCAGATATCTTTAAATCACAAGGAGTTGACTATGTGATTTCAGGTGGTCAAACAATGAACCCATCAACGGAGGATATCGTTAAGGCTATTGAGCAGGTTAATGCCAAGAATGTTATCATCTTGCCAAATAATAAAAACATCTTTATGGCAGCACAATCAGCCACTGAAGTAGTGAATATTAATGCGGCTGTTGTTGAAACACGTACAGTTCCACAAGGCTTTAGAAGCTTGCTTGCTTTCGATCCAAACCAAAGTATCGAAGCTAATGTTGAAGCTATGACAGTTAGTCTTTCGGATGTAACAAGTGGTAGCGTGACTTTGGCAGTACGTGACACAACTATTGATGGCCTTGAAATTCATGAAAATGATATCCTTGGTATGGTAGACGGTAAGATTCTTGTATCTACACCAGATATGGATCAAGCCCTTCTTGATACCTTTGAAAAGATGATTGACGAAGACAGCGAAATTGTTATGATTTACGTCGGCGAAGAAGGCAATCAAGAACAAGCACAAGCGCTCGCTGAAAAATTGGAAGAGATTCATGAAGATATCGAAGTTGAAATCTTCCAAGGGGACCAACCTGTGTACCCATATATCTTTAGCGTTGAATAA
- a CDS encoding Asp23/Gls24 family envelope stress response protein, with amino-acid sequence MTVKINTKDGQIELSDDVIATVVGGSATEIFGVVGMASKSAIRDNFQALLGKENYAKGVVVKSTDAGIAVDVYTVMSYGVKISEVSKNIQERVKFNLENQLGIKTEAVNVYVQNIKVVGEN; translated from the coding sequence ATGACTGTAAAAATCAATACAAAAGATGGTCAAATCGAATTGTCAGATGATGTCATCGCAACAGTAGTTGGCGGTTCAGCAACAGAAATTTTTGGCGTTGTCGGTATGGCAAGTAAGAGTGCTATCCGAGATAATTTTCAAGCACTTCTTGGAAAAGAAAACTACGCAAAAGGAGTTGTCGTGAAATCTACTGATGCAGGTATCGCTGTGGATGTCTACACTGTTATGAGTTATGGTGTTAAGATTAGTGAGGTTTCAAAAAATATTCAAGAACGTGTGAAATTTAATCTTGAGAATCAACTCGGTATTAAGACAGAGGCAGTAAATGTTTACGTTCAAAATATCAAAGTCGTAGGAGAAAACTAG
- a CDS encoding MATE family efflux transporter has protein sequence MTETKKILNIALPAMAENLLQMLMGIVDSYLVAQVGIVAISGVSVANNIITIYQAIFIALGASSASVIARSLGKGDVKATNRDIWDAIIITLALSIVLGLLSIFFGGAILNLLGTEQSVTQAGSLYLAIVGGGVIFLALMTTFGNILRAKGRPRISMVVSLLTNLLNALLSSLAIFVGHWGIIGVATATVFSRLVGTVILWTAMKLDVKQFEVTKPFNKELLGIVLPAAGERLMMRAGDVVIVAIIVTFGTAVVGGNAIGENLTQFNYMPGMGVATATVILVANSLGRGDTAQMKRIIRESYWISTFLMVLVSGSILLFGRGLSSFFTDNKVAIAASQVVILYSFLGNPVTSATLVFTAAWQGLGKAKIPFYATTIGMWLIRIFSGYFLGVSLRMGLAGVWIATVVDNIWRAIFLYVMYRHYLAKRQFR, from the coding sequence ATGACAGAAACAAAGAAAATTTTAAACATAGCCTTACCGGCTATGGCTGAGAACCTCTTACAAATGTTGATGGGGATTGTCGATTCTTACCTAGTAGCTCAGGTTGGTATTGTTGCTATATCGGGGGTTTCCGTGGCCAATAATATCATTACGATTTATCAGGCTATCTTCATTGCGCTGGGGGCTTCGAGTGCTAGTGTCATTGCTAGAAGCCTAGGAAAAGGAGACGTTAAAGCGACTAACAGGGATATCTGGGATGCTATTATTATTACTCTTGCTCTTAGTATCGTCTTGGGTCTACTCTCCATTTTTTTTGGTGGAGCCATTCTTAATCTTCTGGGAACTGAGCAATCTGTGACTCAGGCTGGCAGCCTCTATTTGGCTATAGTCGGTGGAGGTGTGATCTTTCTGGCTTTGATGACTACCTTTGGTAACATACTACGAGCCAAGGGACGTCCTCGTATTTCCATGGTCGTCAGTCTTTTGACCAATCTTCTTAACGCTCTTCTATCTTCTTTGGCTATTTTTGTTGGACATTGGGGGATTATTGGGGTAGCTACAGCTACGGTTTTTTCTCGCCTAGTTGGGACAGTCATATTATGGACTGCAATGAAATTGGATGTGAAACAGTTTGAAGTTACCAAACCTTTTAACAAGGAATTGTTGGGAATTGTTCTACCAGCAGCAGGTGAGCGGTTGATGATGCGTGCAGGGGATGTTGTTATAGTGGCCATCATCGTTACCTTTGGTACAGCAGTTGTTGGTGGTAATGCCATTGGTGAAAATCTCACCCAGTTTAACTATATGCCAGGTATGGGGGTAGCTACAGCCACGGTTATCTTGGTTGCCAATAGTTTGGGGCGAGGGGATACGGCGCAGATGAAGCGTATTATACGAGAGTCTTACTGGATTTCAACTTTCTTGATGGTTTTGGTTTCTGGAAGCATCTTACTTTTTGGCCGGGGCTTGTCAAGTTTCTTTACAGATAACAAAGTAGCTATTGCTGCTAGTCAGGTCGTTATTCTTTATTCATTCCTAGGAAATCCCGTAACTTCGGCGACTTTAGTCTTCACAGCAGCCTGGCAAGGTCTTGGGAAGGCCAAGATACCTTTTTACGCAACGACTATTGGGATGTGGCTAATCCGAATTTTCTCAGGCTACTTCCTAGGAGTGAGTTTGAGAATGGGCCTTGCAGGTGTCTGGATTGCAACGGTTGTTGATAATATATGGCGTGCGATCTTTCTCTACGTGATGTATCGTCATTATCTCGCAAAGAGACAGTTTAGATAA
- the thrC gene encoding threonine synthase, translating into MTLVYQSTRDENNKVTASQAILQGLATDGGLFTPLTTPEVTLDFDHLKDASYQEVAKLVLSAFLDDFTEEELDYCITNAYDDKFDTAAIAPVVKLQNHYNLELFHGSTIAFKDMALSILPYLLTTSAKKQGVDNKIVILTATSGDTGKAAMAGFADVPETEIIVFYPKDGVSKIQELQMTTQAGANTHVIAIDGNFDDAQTNVKRMFNDVDLREKLLTHHMQFSSANSMNIGRLVPQVVYYVYAYAQLVKAGHIKNGDKVNFTVPTGNFGNILAAYYAGQIGVPVGKIICASNENNVLTDFFATGTYDKKRDFKVTTSPSMDILVSSNLERLIFHLLGNDAVKTKELMDTLVTKGEYTLADADKGILDLFAAGFATEDETAAEIKRVYEEDKYIEDPHTAVASAVYEAYVQKTDDHTPTVIASTASPYKFPRVAVSAVTGKDSGDDFKAVEDLHQLSGVDIPAAVDGLERAEVRHKTVVAAADMQKAVESYLGV; encoded by the coding sequence ATGACACTTGTATACCAATCAACACGTGACGAAAACAATAAAGTAACAGCTAGTCAGGCTATTCTTCAAGGATTGGCAACAGATGGTGGCTTGTTTACTCCACTGACAACACCTGAAGTTACTTTAGACTTTGATCACTTGAAAGATGCTTCTTACCAAGAAGTTGCTAAATTAGTTTTGTCTGCTTTCTTGGATGATTTTACTGAAGAAGAATTGGATTACTGTATCACAAATGCTTATGATGATAAGTTTGATACAGCTGCCATTGCTCCAGTGGTCAAACTTCAAAACCATTACAACCTTGAGCTTTTTCATGGTTCTACCATTGCTTTCAAAGATATGGCGCTTTCAATATTGCCCTATTTGCTAACAACATCAGCTAAGAAACAAGGTGTTGATAACAAAATTGTTATTTTGACAGCGACATCAGGTGATACTGGTAAAGCTGCCATGGCTGGTTTTGCAGATGTCCCTGAAACTGAAATTATTGTCTTTTATCCAAAAGATGGCGTTTCAAAAATCCAAGAATTGCAAATGACAACTCAAGCAGGTGCTAATACTCATGTTATTGCAATTGATGGTAACTTTGATGATGCCCAAACAAATGTGAAACGTATGTTTAACGATGTTGATTTGCGTGAGAAATTGTTGACTCATCATATGCAATTCTCATCAGCTAACTCAATGAACATTGGTCGTTTGGTACCACAAGTGGTTTACTATGTGTATGCCTATGCGCAGTTGGTGAAGGCAGGTCATATCAAAAATGGGGATAAGGTTAACTTCACAGTACCAACAGGAAATTTTGGTAACATCTTGGCGGCTTACTATGCAGGTCAAATTGGTGTTCCAGTTGGTAAAATAATCTGTGCTTCTAACGAAAATAATGTCCTTACAGACTTCTTTGCAACAGGTACTTATGACAAGAAACGTGACTTCAAGGTAACGACAAGTCCTTCTATGGACATTTTGGTATCTTCTAACCTAGAACGCTTGATTTTCCATCTCCTTGGTAATGATGCGGTTAAGACTAAAGAGCTTATGGATACGCTTGTGACTAAAGGTGAGTACACTTTGGCTGATGCAGATAAAGGTATCCTTGATTTGTTTGCAGCGGGATTTGCAACTGAGGATGAAACAGCTGCTGAAATCAAACGTGTTTATGAAGAAGACAAGTATATTGAAGATCCTCACACAGCGGTTGCCTCAGCTGTTTACGAAGCATACGTTCAAAAGACAGATGATCACACACCAACAGTTATCGCTTCAACAGCTAGTCCATACAAGTTCCCACGTGTAGCGGTTTCAGCTGTTACTGGTAAAGATAGTGGTGATGACTTCAAGGCGGTAGAAGACTTGCACCAACTTTCAGGAGTAGATATCCCAGCTGCTGTAGATGGACTTGAACGTGCAGAAGTTCGCCATAAAACAGTTGTTGCTGCAGCTGATATGCAGAAAGCAGTTGAGAGCTATCTTGGTGTATAA
- a CDS encoding M13 family metallopeptidase yields the protein MTRLQDDFYHAINGEWEKTAVIPDDKPCTGGFSDLADEIEDLMLETTDQWLAGENVPDNAILQNFIKFHRMTADYDRREAVGIEPVKPLIEEYKKLSSFSEFASKIAEYEMSGKPNEFPFSVSPDFMNAQLNVLWADAPGIILPDTTYYTEDNEKGKELLEIWREMQEELLGKYGFTAEEIKDLLDKVIDLDAKLAKYVLSHEESSEYVELYHPYDWADFTKLVPELPLDSLFTEILGQVPDKVIVPEERFWTEFAAEYYSEANWELLKAVLLIDATTSWNAYLTDELRVLSGKYSRALSGTPQAMDKKKAAFYLAQGPYNQALGLWYAGEKFSPEAKADVEAKVATMIDVYKSRLQTADWLAPETREKAITKLNVITPHIGYPEKLPETYDKKIIDENLSLVENAQKLVKISIAHSWSKWNKPVDRSEWHMPAHMVNAYYDPQQNQIVFPAAILQAPFYDIAQSSSANYGGIGAVIAHEISHAFDTNGASFDENGSLKNWWTEDDYAAFKERTDKIVDQFEGLDSYGAKVNGKLTVSENVADLGGVACALEAAKRDEDFSVREFFVNFATIWRTKAREEYMQMLASVDVHAPAKWRTNVIVTNFDEFHKEFDVKEGDGMWRAPEDRVIIW from the coding sequence ATGACACGCTTACAAGATGATTTTTACCATGCGATTAATGGTGAGTGGGAAAAGACAGCAGTGATTCCAGATGACAAACCATGTACAGGTGGTTTCTCAGATTTAGCAGATGAAATTGAAGACCTCATGCTTGAAACAACTGATCAGTGGTTGGCAGGAGAGAATGTTCCTGACAATGCCATTCTACAAAACTTTATAAAGTTTCACCGTATGACTGCGGACTATGATAGACGTGAGGCAGTTGGTATAGAGCCTGTTAAACCTTTGATTGAAGAATACAAGAAGCTTTCCTCATTCTCAGAATTTGCTTCGAAAATTGCTGAGTATGAGATGTCTGGTAAGCCCAATGAGTTTCCATTCAGTGTGTCTCCAGACTTTATGAATGCTCAATTAAATGTCCTCTGGGCTGACGCACCGGGTATTATTTTGCCTGATACTACCTATTATACGGAGGATAATGAGAAGGGAAAGGAGCTTTTAGAAATTTGGCGTGAGATGCAAGAAGAACTCTTGGGGAAATATGGCTTTACAGCTGAGGAAATCAAAGACCTCTTGGATAAGGTTATTGACCTTGATGCTAAGTTGGCTAAGTATGTCCTTTCGCACGAAGAATCTTCAGAGTATGTAGAACTCTACCACCCATATGATTGGGCAGATTTCACCAAGCTGGTGCCTGAACTCCCACTTGATAGTCTCTTCACAGAAATCTTGGGACAAGTCCCTGACAAGGTTATCGTTCCTGAAGAGCGCTTCTGGACAGAATTCGCGGCGGAATATTACTCAGAAGCAAATTGGGAGTTACTAAAGGCGGTCCTACTTATCGATGCTACAACATCATGGAATGCCTATTTGACAGACGAACTTCGTGTTCTATCTGGAAAATATAGCCGTGCGCTTTCAGGAACACCACAAGCTATGGATAAGAAAAAAGCAGCTTTCTACTTGGCACAAGGACCTTACAATCAGGCTCTAGGACTTTGGTATGCAGGTGAGAAATTCTCGCCAGAAGCCAAGGCAGACGTCGAAGCCAAAGTAGCAACTATGATTGACGTTTATAAATCACGCCTTCAAACAGCGGATTGGTTGGCTCCTGAGACGCGCGAAAAAGCTATAACGAAGCTAAATGTCATCACACCTCATATCGGTTATCCAGAAAAATTGCCAGAGACCTATGACAAGAAGATTATTGATGAGAACTTGTCACTGGTTGAGAATGCACAGAAGTTAGTTAAAATTTCAATTGCTCATAGCTGGAGCAAGTGGAATAAACCTGTTGATCGTAGTGAGTGGCACATGCCTGCCCACATGGTTAATGCTTACTATGATCCACAGCAGAACCAAATTGTTTTCCCGGCAGCTATCCTGCAAGCACCTTTTTATGATATTGCGCAAAGCTCATCAGCCAACTATGGTGGTATTGGGGCTGTAATTGCTCACGAGATTTCCCATGCCTTTGATACTAATGGTGCTTCCTTCGATGAAAACGGTAGTCTTAAGAACTGGTGGACTGAAGACGATTACGCAGCCTTTAAAGAACGTACTGATAAAATTGTGGACCAGTTTGAGGGCTTGGATTCTTATGGTGCTAAGGTCAACGGCAAACTGACTGTTTCTGAGAATGTGGCAGACCTTGGTGGTGTGGCGTGTGCCTTAGAAGCAGCTAAACGTGATGAAGATTTTTCGGTTCGAGAATTCTTTGTCAACTTTGCGACGATTTGGCGTACGAAGGCACGTGAAGAATACATGCAAATGTTGGCTAGCGTGGATGTTCATGCCCCAGCTAAATGGCGTACCAATGTTATCGTGACCAACTTCGACGAATTTCACAAAGAATTTGACGTCAAAGAGGGAGACGGCATGTGGCGTGCCCCAGAAGATCGTGTTATTATTTGGTAA